TTACGCCTGGCATGCGATAATTCGCATCTGACACACCGTCTGACGGTTGAAAATAACGCATATTTAAGGATGATGGAGGCAAAAGGAGGTTTGCGCCTCTTTTGTATTTGCGTGTGCGCGCGCCGCATCAGGGGCATGACCTCGAATTCTATCTCACGGAATAACCATGCGGTGGCTTCTTCACGCCCTTCTGCCGGTCACGATCGCCCTCAGCGGCTGTACCTCGACCAGCTATGACTTCATGGAAACGGCCTCCATCAAGCAGCCCCGTTTCGAGGACAAGGATCCGCAGGACTTCGGCCCCAACAATCCCCAGCGACACAAGGTGCACGGCATCGACGTGTCGAAGTGGAACGGTGACGTGGACTGGCCGAGGGTGCGGCAATCCGGCGTTTCCTTCGTCTTCATCAAGGCGACCGAAGGCAAGGACATAGTCGATCCGCGCTTCGACGAGTACTGGCGCAAGGCCCGCGCCGCCGGTCTGCCGCATGCGCCCTATCACTTCTATTATTTCTGTTCCACCGCCGACGAGCAGGCCGACTGGTTCATCCGCAACGTGCCAAAGGAATCGATGCACCTTCCGCCGGTACTCGATGTGGAATGGAACCACACGTCGAAGACCTGCCAGTATCGTCCGAACGCGGAAACGGTGCGCAGCGAAATGAAGCGCTTCATGGACCGCATCGAGGCCTATTACGGCAAGCGCCCGATCATCTACACCTCGGTCGATTTCCATCGGGACAATCTCGCGGGCGCCTTCCAAGATTATCACTTCTGGGTTCGCGCGGTCGCGCAGCACCCGGAGGAAATCTATCCGGAGCGTCGCTGGGCCTTCTGGCAATATACGTCGACCGGCGTCATCCCCGGCATCAAGGGACAGACCGATATCAACGTCTTCGCCGGCACCGAGAAAAACTGGAGAAAGTGGGTCGCGGCCGCGTCCAAATAGGATCGCGGCCTGCGATCTTCATCGCTGCGCCAATAAACTCAGCTAATCCTCTGCAATGCTGTGATTTTCCGGCTGACGATCTCGTTTTCGTCAAAATGACGGGCATGATCGCAGCCGACCCGAAAAATTCAAGGATATGGATATGAAAGCCGCTCCCCGCCTCGCCCTTGCTCTTGCAGGACTTCTCGCCACCACCGCTCCTTCGCTTGCCGCGGAATGCGGCGGCGATCTGCAGGCTTTCCTCGACGGCGTGAAGGCCGAGGCGATCGCGGCCGGAAGCTCGCCGGATGCCGCAACGCAGGCGCTGGCAGGTGCCGTGATCGACCAGAAGGTTCTCTCCCGCGACCGCGCCCAGGGCGTGTTCAAGCAGACCTTCCTCGAGTTTTCCCAGCGCACCGTCAGCCAGGGCCGCCTCGATATCGGCCGCCAGAAGATGAAGCAGTATGCCGACGTCTTCGCCCGCGCCGAACAGGAATTCGGCATCCCCTCCGGCGTCATCACCGCCTTCTGGGCGATGGAAACCGACTTTGGCGCAGTACAGGGCGATTTCAACACCCGCAATGCGCTGGTGACGCTCTCGCACGACTGCCGCCGCCCGGAACTCTTCCGTCCGCAGCTGCTGGCGCTCATCAAGATGGTCGAACACGGCGACCTCGATCCCTCGACCAACACGGGCGCATGGGCCGGTGAAATCGGTCAGGTGCAGATGCTGCCGAAAGACATCATAGCCTTCGGCGTCGATGGCGATGGCAACGGCCACATCAACGTCAAGCAAAGCTCCCCGGATGCCGTCCTGACGGCCGCCAAGTTCATCCAGAGCCTCGGCTTCCAGCGCGGCCAGCCCTGGCTACAGGAAGTCACCGTTCCGGAAAACCTGCCCTGGGAGAAAACCGGCTTCGACAGCGGCATGAAGGCCGGCGACTGGTTCGCCCTCGGCGTAAAGCCCCGCAACGGCGACACCAGCAATGCAGGCCTCGAAGGCGAACTGCTGCTGCCGCAGGGCCGCAAGGGCCCGGCCTTCATGGCCTATCCGAACTTCAACATCTATCTCGAATGGAACCAGTCCTTCATCTACACCACCTCGGCTGCCTATTTCGCCACGCGGCTCATGGGCGCCGAACCGTACCTGAAGGGCAATCCGGAGCCGGGTATCAGCGACACGGAGATGAAGGCTCTGCAGACCAAGCTGCAGCAGAAGGGATATGACGTCGGCAAGATCGATGGCATTCTCGGCGGCGGGACCCGCATGGCGATCCAGAAGGAACAGCTTCGCCTCGGCCTTCCCGCCGACGGCTGGCCGACAGCGGCCTTCGTCGCCGCGTTCTGACCACAGCGGAACCAAGGGTCCGGCAACACAAAAAGCCGGATCGCAACAAACGGGTGGCGTGACGAACGCGCCATCCGTAGCTATGAAGCTCTGACCAGAACCGGAGCTTCCGCATGAACATCGTCTCGCAGCAGAAAATGACGACCGCCACCTGGCTGATGCTTTTGCTGCTCGGCATGATCTGGGGCGGCTCATTCTTCTTTGCCCGCGTCGCGATCCCCTATGTGCCGCCCTTCACGCTGGTCTTCCTTCGCCTTTCCATCGCGGCGCTGGCCCTGCATATCTATCTGCGGGGCAATCTGGACATCTACCGCCATCTCGCGGCCAACTGGCGTTCGTTTCTGCTGCTCGGCCTGGTCAATAACGCCCTGCCCCACACGCTGATCTTTCTCGGCCAGACGCATATAGGCGCGGGCCTCGCCTCGATCCTCAACGCCACCACCCCCGTCTGGACCGTCATCATCGCCAACCGACTGACAGACGATGAGAAACTGACCGGAACCAAGCTCGCCGGTTGCCTGACGGGCCTTCTCGGCACAATCGTCCTGATCGGCCCGAGCGCGCTTTCCACGAGTTCGATTCCGCTCTGGGCCGTCTGCCTGCCCATCCTCGCCGCCGTCTCCTACGGCTTTGCCGGCATCTACGGCAAACGCTTCAAGGGCATTCCCGCGCCGGTTACGGCGACCGGTCAGCTGACGGCATCGTCGATCATCATGCTGCCGGCCTCGCTCCTCATCGACCAGCCGTGGAACCTTGCCATGCCGCCGATCGGTGCGCTCGCGGCCATCGTCGCACTCGCTCTCATCTCCACTGCCTTCGGCTACATCCTGTTCTTCCGCATCATGGCACGGGCCGGCGCCACCAATACGTCGCTCGTCACCCTGCTCGTTCCGCCAAGCGCCATCCTGCTCGGCGCGCTCTTCCTCGATGAGCGGCTGCATGCTACCGATATAGCAGGCATGACCTTGATCGGCCTTGGCCTGGTTATTCTGGATGGCAGGCTGATCGCGCGCCGCTCAACTGTCGGCGCTCAGAGCAAATGATGCGAGCTGTCACGCATCAAAACGATCCCGTTTTTGCAAATCACGTTTGTTAAGCAACATTAACAGACGCTCACATTTTTCAAAACATTGATTTTATTGACATTTGCAACCCATGCGACAACTTATCCACGGGTCCGCACTGCGCTGCAGCACACAAAACGCTTTTCAACCGACACAAAACGGACATATTATCTAACGGTCAACACAAGGAGGCAGACATGGGACTGACCAATTCTCTCAATGTCCTGATCGTCGGTGCGGCGTTTGTGTTCATAGCGACGATGCTGTTCATCTGAGTTTTCATGGATGAATCAACGGCCATCATAAAGAGATCCCGAGAGGTCCGGCCAAGCCAGTGATGCTTTCCGAATTCAATAAGAAAGGCGCATGAACCGTTACCGGCATGCGCCTTTTTTAATGCCAGCGAAATCCGGCAATGCCTCTACGACGAAGTCATGCGGCAGCGCCCGCGACAGCCTGAACCGAAGGCTTCAGGCCGACATTGGCAAGCGTTGCATTCACCAGCGGTGCACGGTTCATCGTATAGAGGTGAAAATCCCCGATACCCCGGCGCACGAGATCCTCGATCTGTTCTGCAGCAACCTCGGCCGCCACTTCCGCCCTCGCCTGCGGCTGGTCGTCGAGACCCGCGAAACGGTCATCCAGAAAAGACGGAACGCTGGCGCCGCACATGGAGGCGAAACGCTTCAACTGCGTGAGGTTCTGGATCGGCATGATACCCGGCACGATCGGGATGGTGATCCCCGCTGCGCGTACCCGCTCCAGATAACGCTCGAAGATATCGTTATCGAAGAAGAACTGGGTGAGCGCCCTGTGAGCACCGGCATCCACCTTGCGCTTGAGCATGTCGATATCGGCCGCTTCGTCACGGCTCTCCGGATGCTTTTCTGGATAGGCCGATACGGAAATCTCGAAATCGCCCATTTCTCGCAGGCCCGCAACCAGCTCCGCTGCGTTGGCAAAGCCGCCCGGATAGGGCTGGTAAGCCGTTCCCATGCCACCCTGCGGATCGCCACGAAGCGCGACGAAATGGCGTACACCGACCGCACGGAATTCGTCCACCACATGACGCACCTTGTCCTTCGTCGCACCGACACAGGTCAGGTGGGAGGCCGTGGGCAGAGTGGTTTCAGAGATCAGGCGGCGCACCGTGGAAAGGGTCGGCGCGCGTGTCGTGCCGCCGGCTCCATAAGTCACCGAAACGAAATCCGGGTTCCAGCGCGACAGTTCATCGACCGTCGCCCAGAGCTGGCCTTCCATCTCTTCCGACTTCGGCGGAAAGAACTCGAAGGAAATGCGCAACGGCGCGCCGGCCTGTTCGTTGTGATCGTTTCTCGCCATTCATATGCTCCCGGTCTGAAGGGTGGATCCGATGGAAGTTTCGCCATGGGCAGGCACGCGCTGGCGGGCAAGCCAGAGGGTGACCGTCAGACCGCCGCCTTTCGGCTGTTCCGGTTTGAGGTCGACTGCACGCTCCACATCGAGATCGTATTTGGTCAGCCATTCGGCCATCGTCTGGTGCGAGAAGCCGAGCCGCACATGGGCGTGCTCGTCCCGCAGGTATTCATGATCGTGAGGCGCGAGATCCACGATGGCAAGCCGTCCACCGGGCTTCAGCATGCGGCTCGCCTCAGCCAGAGCCAACTCGGGCTGCGGCAGGAAGTGCAGCACCTGATGGATCGTCACGAGATCGTATTCGTTGCCGTCGAGCGGCAGGTTCAGGATATCGCCATGGCGAACGGCAGCCTTGAGGATGCCGGCCTTGTCGAGATTGGCACGAGCAACCGATAGCATATCCCGGCTGGCATCGATGCCGACCGCGCGACGGTAGCCATTAGCCAGAAGCTGCAGGATACGGCCCGTGCCGGTGCCGAGATCAAGCAACGCATCAACCGGTTCGGATCCGATCAGTTGCACCAGTGCCGTCTCGACCGCATCGTCATTGACATGCAGCCGCCGCAGCTCGTCCCATCCGGAAGCATTGCGGCTGAAATAGTCCTGCGCGCGCTCCGCCCTCGTCCGCTTGACGGCGGCAAGACGCTCTCCGTCACGCAGCAGCACCGGATCGCTGTCGAGCGTCGCAGCAAGCAGCTGACGCGCCAGCGATGCGGCGTCACCATCCTGCTTCAGACGGAAATAGGCCCAGGCGCCCTCCTGATAGCGGTCCACGAGGCCTGCTTCGGTCAGGAGTTTCAGGTGGCGGGAGATTCGGGGCTGCGATTGGCCGAGAATATCGGTAAGATCGGTGACCGTCAGGTCGCCCGCAGCAAGCAGGGCAAGCAGGCGAAGTCGCGTAGGTTCGCCCGCAGCTTTCAGCAGCTCGACTAGAACGTCTACACCGAACTTCATGCGCCCTCCGCTCAAAACCAATCAAGATATAAAGATGTCTTTATGTCATTCGCCAAGCATGCGCAAGAACTAATTACGTGACGAGCCTGATTGCCAAATGCCGGAAGGCACGGTGGTCACATCAAACAAAAACGGCCGCACGAGGCGGCCGTCTGTCTTCGATTGCCGTATCGGCTCAGAACTCTTCCCACTCGTCCGACTTCATGGCCACGGCGGCATTGCCATGCGAGACCGGCGCAGGCCGCGCCCTCATCGGCTCCCGTGCCGGGGCCGGCCGTGCCGAAGCAGGGCGGCTGACCGGCGCAGCGGTAGCGACGCGCTGAGCGGCCTGCCCCGTGCGGAAGCGGGACAGCAGTTCGGCAAGACGTGCACTCTCCTGCGCGAGGCTTGCACCGGCTGCATTCATCTCCTCCACCATCGCGGCATTCTGCTGCGTCGCCTGGTCCATATGGTTGACGGCCGTATTGACCTCGCCAAGCCCTACGGACTGCTCCTGCGCGGCGGTGGCGATGGCGTCCATGTGGGTATTGATCGACTGCACGAGTTCGGCAATCGAGGAAAGCCCCTCGCCCGTATCGCTGACAAGCTTGACGCCTTCGCTGACCGCAACTTCGGAATTGGCGATCAGCGCCTTGATTTCCTTTGCCGCATTGGCGGAACGCTGGGCCAGTTCGCGAACTTCCTGCGCGACGACGGCAAAACCCTTTCCGGCTTCGCCAGCGCGGGCAGCCTCGACGCCGGGGTTCAGCGCCAGGAGGTTGGTCTGGAACGCGATCTCGTCGATGACGCCGATGATCTGGCCGATCTGCCGCGAGGACTGCTCGATCCGTTCCATTGCCGAAACCGCGTTAGCAACGACGTGACCGGAGCGGTCGGCGCGTTCGCGGGTATCGCGAACCAGATCGCGGGCCTCGCCTGTCCGCTTCGACGTGGCTGTGACGTTGGCGGTGATCTCCTCCAGCGCCGCAGCGGTTTCCTCCAGCGACGCAGCCTGCTGCTCCGTGCGCTTGGCGAGGTTATCCGATGCCTGGGAGATTTCTCCCGACCCGTTGGTGACGGAACCGGCAACCTGACCGACGCTCTGCAGCGCTTCGCGCAGCTGGCGGACCGACGTGTTGAAGTCGTGACGCAGGGCCTCGAACTGCGGCGAGAACTGCTCGTTGATCTCGCAAAGCATATCGCCGGAAGCCATCCGCTGCAGACCGGACGCCAGCGCGCCCGTAGCCCGGTTCAGACGATCGTTGGCATCCTCCTCGGCCTTCCTCTGCAATTCGACGCGTTCCGCTTCGCCCCGGCGACGGTTGTCTTCAGCCTCGGTTTCCAGTTGAGCATTTCGGATGGCGGCCTGCCGGAAGATCTCGACCGAACGCGCCATGCCGCCGATCTCGTCGGCTCGATTGGCACCGGCGATGGAAATTCCGAGATTGCCGGACGCCAGTTCTCCCATGGAAGCGGTCAGCGCTGATACCGGCCGCACGACCCGAACCAGAACGACGACCATGCCGACAACGCCGAAGATGAGCGAAAGCAGGAAGAGCGAGACATAGAGAACCATGCTGGAGAACGCTCGCGATTCGGAAACCGCCGCTGCGTTGTTGATTTCCTCCATCGCCTCGGAGGCAACGCCTGCGATCGTTCCGAGCGCCGCGGTAACGCGCGGACGCCAGTCATCGATGGAAACAGGCGGCGCTTCGTTCGCGGACTTGGCAACGATATCGGCACGCCAGTTGGCAAACTCCCCGGAGAAGTAACCATTCTGGGCCTGAGTAAACTTCTCCTTCAAGACGGCAGGTGTGTCGGAGTGGTCCACGAGAACCTTCACCGCACCCCAGGCAAAGGCTATGCCGGCATCAAGCTTGGCAAGGCTTGCCTGCTCCTGGGGAGAAAGCGGCCGCTTTGCCGAAATCGGTGCGTTGAGCACGACGGTGGCGCTGCCGCCAAGGGCGCGCGTGGCCCAGGCATAGCTGCGGATCTGGATCAGCGCCACGAGCGAGCTGTCGAGCGAGCGAACCTCGCCCTCCGCGGCAACGGACGCAGCCTCAAGGGCGGAAAGAAGCTTGTCACCTTCGGACAGGATGACCTTGTCCAGTCCGGCCTCGCGCTGCTCAAGCGGCTTGGCGACGTTCTGGTCGATCCGCTGGCGCAGGGATTGCTGGGCCTTGTACTGCGCATCGAGTGCATTGAGCACCGAACGAAGCTCCGCCGAGTCGATGTTCGCCATGTGCCCGGCGGCTTCCGCCATCGCCACATCAACCTTTTCCCGAACGGCCACCACACTGCGCATGGAGCCGGCACCAGCTTCGGTCGAAAGGGTCATCGCAGTGGCGGCATCACCGCGCTCACTGCGGAAATTGAGCAATGCGTTGAAAAGCGCCTTGTCCAGCGCCGTCAGGCCGGCAACATCCTGAAATGTCGCGTAGCGCTGGTAGGACCCGTAGGCCGACGAGCCAACCAGTACAGCCAAGGTCGCACTGACGGCAAGAAATACTCCGATGAGAATATTGCGAATCGAAAGCAACATCTGAAACCCCCTCAGTTCATGATGAGGAGTGAACATCAGTTTCGATTAAATACCGTTAAAATCTGGCAATCGATAAGTGTGCTAACGACCGATCCGCCTCCCGAAATTTGAGGTGGTGCACAGTTAAAAGCCCGTACAAAGGCACTTCTGGGACACCACCCTCACAATCTCCACGATCCAAAGCAGAACGGCCTGCGGAGATCACCCGCAGGCCGTTCGTTCAAGTATTCTTCGTTTATTCCCTCAGCGCGTCAGGCGCTTGTAGGTCACCCGCTTGGGATTGACCGCATCAGCGCCGAGACGGCGGATCTTGTCCTGCTCGTAGTCTTCGAAGTTACCTTCGAACCACTCGACATGGCTGTCGCCTTCGAAGGCAAGGATATGCGTGGCGAGACGGTCGAGGAACATGCGATCGTGGCTGATGATGACCGCGCAGCCGGCGAAGTTTTCCAGCGCGTCTTCGAGAGCACCCAGCGTTTCGGTGTCGAGGTCGTTGGTCGGTTCGTCGAGCAGGAGAACGTTGTAGCCGCCCTTCAGCATCTTGGCGAGGTGAACGCGGTTGCGCTGACCGCCGGAGAGATTGCCGACCTTCTGCTGCTGGTCGCCACCCTTGAAGTTGAAGGCACCGCAATAGGCACGGCTGTTCATTTCATACTTGCCGAGCTTCAGCACGTCGTTGCCGCCGGAGATTTCCTCCCACACGGTCTTGTTGCCGTCGAGCGCATCTCGGCTCTGGTCGACATAGCCGAGTTCCACGGTTTCCCCGACGGTAATCGAGCCGGAATCCGGCTTTTCCTGTCCGGTAATCATGCGGAACAGCGTCGTCTTACCGGCACCGTTCGGGCCGATGACGCCGACGATGCCGCCGGGCGGCAGCTTGAAGGTCAGGTTTTCGATCAGGACACGGTCGCCATAGGACTTGGTGAGGCCTTCGGCGTCGATGACCGTGTTACCGAGGCGCTCGCCGACCGGAATGACGATCTGCGCATCGCCAGGGCGACGTTCGGCCGCCGATTTGACCAGTTCGTCATAGGCCT
The window above is part of the Rhizobium sp. ACO-34A genome. Proteins encoded here:
- a CDS encoding ArsR family transcriptional regulator, whose protein sequence is MKFGVDVLVELLKAAGEPTRLRLLALLAAGDLTVTDLTDILGQSQPRISRHLKLLTEAGLVDRYQEGAWAYFRLKQDGDAASLARQLLAATLDSDPVLLRDGERLAAVKRTRAERAQDYFSRNASGWDELRRLHVNDDAVETALVQLIGSEPVDALLDLGTGTGRILQLLANGYRRAVGIDASRDMLSVARANLDKAGILKAAVRHGDILNLPLDGNEYDLVTIHQVLHFLPQPELALAEASRMLKPGGRLAIVDLAPHDHEYLRDEHAHVRLGFSHQTMAEWLTKYDLDVERAVDLKPEQPKGGGLTVTLWLARQRVPAHGETSIGSTLQTGSI
- a CDS encoding lytic transglycosylase; the protein is MKAAPRLALALAGLLATTAPSLAAECGGDLQAFLDGVKAEAIAAGSSPDAATQALAGAVIDQKVLSRDRAQGVFKQTFLEFSQRTVSQGRLDIGRQKMKQYADVFARAEQEFGIPSGVITAFWAMETDFGAVQGDFNTRNALVTLSHDCRRPELFRPQLLALIKMVEHGDLDPSTNTGAWAGEIGQVQMLPKDIIAFGVDGDGNGHINVKQSSPDAVLTAAKFIQSLGFQRGQPWLQEVTVPENLPWEKTGFDSGMKAGDWFALGVKPRNGDTSNAGLEGELLLPQGRKGPAFMAYPNFNIYLEWNQSFIYTTSAAYFATRLMGAEPYLKGNPEPGISDTEMKALQTKLQQKGYDVGKIDGILGGGTRMAIQKEQLRLGLPADGWPTAAFVAAF
- a CDS encoding EamA family transporter — protein: MNIVSQQKMTTATWLMLLLLGMIWGGSFFFARVAIPYVPPFTLVFLRLSIAALALHIYLRGNLDIYRHLAANWRSFLLLGLVNNALPHTLIFLGQTHIGAGLASILNATTPVWTVIIANRLTDDEKLTGTKLAGCLTGLLGTIVLIGPSALSTSSIPLWAVCLPILAAVSYGFAGIYGKRFKGIPAPVTATGQLTASSIIMLPASLLIDQPWNLAMPPIGALAAIVALALISTAFGYILFFRIMARAGATNTSLVTLLVPPSAILLGALFLDERLHATDIAGMTLIGLGLVILDGRLIARRSTVGAQSK
- a CDS encoding methyl-accepting chemotaxis protein — protein: MLLSIRNILIGVFLAVSATLAVLVGSSAYGSYQRYATFQDVAGLTALDKALFNALLNFRSERGDAATAMTLSTEAGAGSMRSVVAVREKVDVAMAEAAGHMANIDSAELRSVLNALDAQYKAQQSLRQRIDQNVAKPLEQREAGLDKVILSEGDKLLSALEAASVAAEGEVRSLDSSLVALIQIRSYAWATRALGGSATVVLNAPISAKRPLSPQEQASLAKLDAGIAFAWGAVKVLVDHSDTPAVLKEKFTQAQNGYFSGEFANWRADIVAKSANEAPPVSIDDWRPRVTAALGTIAGVASEAMEEINNAAAVSESRAFSSMVLYVSLFLLSLIFGVVGMVVVLVRVVRPVSALTASMGELASGNLGISIAGANRADEIGGMARSVEIFRQAAIRNAQLETEAEDNRRRGEAERVELQRKAEEDANDRLNRATGALASGLQRMASGDMLCEINEQFSPQFEALRHDFNTSVRQLREALQSVGQVAGSVTNGSGEISQASDNLAKRTEQQAASLEETAAALEEITANVTATSKRTGEARDLVRDTRERADRSGHVVANAVSAMERIEQSSRQIGQIIGVIDEIAFQTNLLALNPGVEAARAGEAGKGFAVVAQEVRELAQRSANAAKEIKALIANSEVAVSEGVKLVSDTGEGLSSIAELVQSINTHMDAIATAAQEQSVGLGEVNTAVNHMDQATQQNAAMVEEMNAAGASLAQESARLAELLSRFRTGQAAQRVATAAPVSRPASARPAPAREPMRARPAPVSHGNAAVAMKSDEWEEF
- a CDS encoding glycoside hydrolase; the encoded protein is MRWLLHALLPVTIALSGCTSTSYDFMETASIKQPRFEDKDPQDFGPNNPQRHKVHGIDVSKWNGDVDWPRVRQSGVSFVFIKATEGKDIVDPRFDEYWRKARAAGLPHAPYHFYYFCSTADEQADWFIRNVPKESMHLPPVLDVEWNHTSKTCQYRPNAETVRSEMKRFMDRIEAYYGKRPIIYTSVDFHRDNLAGAFQDYHFWVRAVAQHPEEIYPERRWAFWQYTSTGVIPGIKGQTDINVFAGTEKNWRKWVAAASK
- a CDS encoding methylenetetrahydrofolate reductase [NAD(P)H], with amino-acid sequence MARNDHNEQAGAPLRISFEFFPPKSEEMEGQLWATVDELSRWNPDFVSVTYGAGGTTRAPTLSTVRRLISETTLPTASHLTCVGATKDKVRHVVDEFRAVGVRHFVALRGDPQGGMGTAYQPYPGGFANAAELVAGLREMGDFEISVSAYPEKHPESRDEAADIDMLKRKVDAGAHRALTQFFFDNDIFERYLERVRAAGITIPIVPGIMPIQNLTQLKRFASMCGASVPSFLDDRFAGLDDQPQARAEVAAEVAAEQIEDLVRRGIGDFHLYTMNRAPLVNATLANVGLKPSVQAVAGAAA